A region from the Acyrthosiphon pisum isolate AL4f chromosome A1, pea_aphid_22Mar2018_4r6ur, whole genome shotgun sequence genome encodes:
- the LOC100572715 gene encoding gastrula zinc finger protein XlCGF26.1 isoform X1 produces MDQDNQSVIYIENWNDLCRLCLRNEQKLQNLFFEETLLENVQEVTNLHFNVEDSLPNSICKICIDQVNSFVEFRVRCKATDEWLRNEGAISDNDHKDSIIIDSEGINNKHSLLDPNQYEEQLIDDPEPVHDKQLVENEIELSHCIVQTEEVMQMSIKDEDTLETNSSEHQCGICGKELLSAYTLANHMRSHTGERPYGCSVCEKFFKTKSNLNEHYRVHNPELRWMKTSSRDIPSITRVTVTSEDILTCGQCSNVFVSLDELSAHERVHDEQREQLEQQPQTAAMTIAPSSASAITSTFTCEQCNKKFASKSQLSAHIGNNCSDGVDRQCPYCGKQFRSMATLENHKRVHTREKPFACELCGKAFRTKGNLLEHKRVHNNSLWLMKSNAKMTTDAGASAGDQRFQCTYCSKPFRTYTAMLNHERVHTREKPFECSECGKCFRTKSNLTEHMKGCHDMNSAACGSDEVQVFTFKTHSMMTPKAEPESMPEPVEVQGRRCCAFIETQSF; encoded by the exons atGGACCAAGATAATCAGAGTGTTATTTATATCGAAAACTGGAATGATCTATGTCGATTGTGTCTCCGTAATGaacaaaaattgcaaaatttatttttcgaaGAAACCCTTTTGGAAAATGTTCAAGAAGTTACTAATCTTCAT TTTAATGTCGAGGATTCTTTACCTAATTctatatgcaaaatatgtattgaCCAAGTTAATTCATTTGTTGAATTTCGAGTACGATGTAAAGCTACGGACGAATGGCTACGAAATGAAGGTGCCATTTCGGATAATGATCATAAG gattcaattataattgattctgaaggaataaataataaacattcatTATTGGATCCAAATCAATATGAAGAACAATTAATTGATGATCCAGAACCTGTTCATGATAAGCAATTAGTTGAAAATGAAATTGAGTTATCACATTGTATTGTTCAAACAGAAGAGGTAATGCAAATGTCCATTAAAGACGAAGATACATTAGAAACCAACTCTAGTGAACATCAATGTGGAATTTGTGGTAAAGAATTGTTGTCTGCATATACGCTAGCAAACCACATGCGTTCCCATACAGGAGAGCGTCCTTATGGGTGCAGTGTATGTGAAAAATTCTTCAAGACTAAATCTAATTTGAATGAACACTACCG AGTCCACAATCCGGAACTGCGTTGGATGAAAACGTCGAGCAGGGACATCCCGTCCATAACCCGAGTGACTGTCACATCTGAAGACATACTGACGTGCGGTCAGTGTTCCAATGTGTTCGTGTCGCTGGACGAGTTGTCCGCACACGAACGCGTCCACGACGAGCAACGGGAACAGCTGGAACAGCAGCCGCAGACGGCCGCGATGACGATTGCACCGTCGTCTGCGTCTGCGATTACGTCGACGTTCACGTGTGAACAGTGCAACAAAAAGTTCGCGTCGAAATCGCAACTGTCCGCGCACATAGGCAACAACTGTTCAGACGGCGTTGACCGGCAGTGCCCGTACTGCGGAAAGCAGTTCCGGTCGATGGCCACGCTGGAGAACCACAAGCGGGTTCACACCAGGGAAAAACCGTTCGCGTGCGAGCTGTGCGGCAAGGCGTTCCGGACCAAGGGCAATCTGCTTGAGCACAAGCGCGTGCACAACAACAGCCTGTGGCTGATGAAGAGCAACGCGAAGATGACGACCGACGCCGGTGCGAGCGCCGGCGATCAGCGGTTCCAGTGCACATACTGTTCGAAACCGTTCCGCACGTACACGGCCATGTTGAACCACGAGCGCGTGCACACCCGCGAAAAGCCGTTCGAGTGTTCCGAGTGCGGTAAATGTTTCCGCACCAAGTCCAACCTGACGGAGCACATGAAGGGTTGCCACGACATGAACTCGGCCGCTTGTGGCTCGGACGAAGTGCAAGTGTTCACGTTCAAGACCCATTCGATGATGACCCCCAAAGCCGAGCCGGAGTCGATGCCGGAGCCTGTCGAGGTACAGGGTCGTCGCTGTTGCGCGTTCATCGAGACGCAGTCATTTTGA
- the LOC100572715 gene encoding zinc finger protein 2 homolog isoform X2 produces the protein MDQDNQSVIYIENWNDLCRLCLRNEQKLQNLFFEETLLENVQEVTNLHFNVEDSLPNSICKICIDQVNSFVEFRVRCKATDEWLRNEGAISDNDHKDNIEIVEVVDIWNDGTSLEQNESIISQLCIENNDDKYCLCEDCGECFETTKQLTLHTKTHSSDHIKCTMCNVVIDNYSKFDNSLLKDKINLCQKCKNLNNIDNLEVKNSYREIEGGFLCEKCQKVFKTLAGMLSHLRNYEKKLEIGSLSYQCHFCEEVFATIQQVWIHMKTHAPGEKIKCRHCEKCFKSYLTLVRHENKHEGTFNYVCSYCGRAFVTPYGRDRHEMTHNAAKDVQCEKCTMTFYTRAEYNRHMRYHDNVRNFLCSFCGKRFFESAHKTIHERAHTGERPFACNFCGKKFMSKQKARRHQAIHSRHKNKK, from the exons atGGACCAAGATAATCAGAGTGTTATTTATATCGAAAACTGGAATGATCTATGTCGATTGTGTCTCCGTAATGaacaaaaattgcaaaatttatttttcgaaGAAACCCTTTTGGAAAATGTTCAAGAAGTTACTAATCTTCAT TTTAATGTCGAGGATTCTTTACCTAATTctatatgcaaaatatgtattgaCCAAGTTAATTCATTTGTTGAATTTCGAGTACGATGTAAAGCTACGGACGAATGGCTACGAAATGAAGGTGCCATTTCGGATAATGATCATAAG GATAATATCGAAATTGTAGAAGTAGTGGACATCTGGAACGACGGTACTTCATTGGAACAGAATGAAAGCATAATTTCCcaattatgtatagaaaataatgatgataaatattgtttgtgtGAAGATTGTGGAGAATGCTTTGAAACAACTAAACAACTCACTTTACATACTAAAACACATTCTTCTGACCATATTAAATGCACCATGTGTAATGtagttatagataattatagtaaatttgataattcattattaaaagataaaattaaccTATgccaaaagtgtaaaaatttgaataatattgacaatttagAAGTAAAAAATTCTTATAGAGAAATTGAGGGTGGTTTCTTATgtgaaaaatgtcaaaaagtTTTCAAAACACTGGCTGGTATGTTATCGCATTtaagaaattatgaaaaaaaattagaaattggtTCTTTGTCCTATCAGTGTCATTTTTGTGAGGAAGTATTTGCAACTATTCAACAAGTTTGGATACATATGAAGACTCATGCACCTGgtgagaaaataaaatgtcgTCATTgtgaaaaatgtttcaaatcaTACTTAACACTTGTTCGTCATGAAAACAAACATGAAGgtacatttaattatgtatgttCATATTGTGGAAGAGCTTTTGTTACACCTTATGGTCGTGATAGACATGAAATGACTCATAATGCGGCTAAAGATGTTCAATGTGAAAAAtgcacaatgacattttatactAGAGCTGAATATAACAGACATATGAGATATCATGACAATGTCAGGAACTTTTTGTGTTCGTTTTGTGGTAAACGATTTTTTGAAAGTGCTCATAAAACAATTCATGAACGTGCTCATACTGGAGAAAGACCATTTGCCTGTAATTTTTGTGGAAAGAAATTCATGTCTAAACAAAAAGCACGTCGACATCAAGCCATTCACTcaagacataaaaataaaaaataa